In Mucilaginibacter boryungensis, a single window of DNA contains:
- a CDS encoding SusC/RagA family TonB-linked outer membrane protein, which produces MKKSLLFFFLGLCCWTMQTYAQSISITGKVTSAEDGFPLPGVTVKVKNGTAAVSTNTDGVYHINANAGQVLVFTFVGMVKQEITVGSNTTINVKMATDAGNINEVVVTAYGINRDKASLGYAAQTVKGDDVSQTQREDFFGGLQGRVAGLSINSTSGNPGASAQIVLRGFTSISGDNNALIVVDGVPINNTTLNQTFALVSQGANRDQDYSNRGMDINPADIETYTIMKGPEATALYGSAGAGGAILITTKKGKAGTGTVNYSTSYRLEKLVKSPERQTEYNLGDAGGVFLGTTSNFFGPKFLPGTPIFDNYKNFFQTGKAMKQNVALEGGTDKLTYRWSNEYSDNQGVIPTTDYRRFSTRLTGSAVISPLLKVTTTMNYINSSNTKGYKGANGILMGLLRFSPAFDIRQYQDANGNRITHFSSIYNEYDNPLWSVNKDPQVDKVDRFISNVNFNITPNKWLSINAIVGADITNTVGSNVYNGQSYKGSGSSTAPTGGYILTYQDLSKLYNGSLVATARSKMGSFTGTYILGATIDYFNGTTNSQSGTKFYDPNFYSINNTLPLTRQAAINVNRYDDEGFFAQAIFGYKSILYFTLTGRVDGVSKLMPSINAATGLKADGHPFFGYPSASMAFNFTDLESVKNALPFLDYGKYRISYALTGKGPFRQYALGSNYVGTNTTGGGYALSVNGGNPDLKPETTRNFETGIEMQFLHNRLGIDFNYYNLESIHQIIFPRLSYGSGFILKLLNGGEVRNRGIEVVLSGTPVKTSKFNWDIKLNYTQNRGTVISLAEELPELYDSDSQIVGLLRSAATPGASTGTVTGVRYDRNKYGQVVISPSSGLPIVSDLTYYPIGDRTPKFTLGIVNQFRYGRFNFSMLWDLRYGGDVVNQTEFEAYTKGISIKTLDRETPRVITGVLNDGLQNTDHPTPNNIAITPYSNSGYYTNPAPEVFVEHNIKAFRLRDATLGYDFPPSALAKTGFIKTLGVFFTVTDAILITNYTGLDPESNSLTAGSGGIGGYGIDYGNIGKPIGFNLGLRVKL; this is translated from the coding sequence ATGAAAAAAAGTTTACTCTTTTTTTTCCTGGGACTATGTTGCTGGACCATGCAAACCTATGCACAATCCATATCCATAACAGGAAAAGTAACCTCTGCTGAAGATGGCTTCCCTTTACCCGGGGTAACGGTTAAAGTAAAAAACGGTACAGCCGCTGTTTCAACCAATACAGATGGCGTTTACCACATTAATGCCAATGCCGGCCAGGTATTGGTTTTCACATTTGTGGGCATGGTTAAACAGGAAATTACTGTAGGCAGCAACACCACCATTAACGTTAAAATGGCGACTGATGCCGGCAACATTAATGAGGTTGTGGTAACCGCCTATGGTATTAACCGTGATAAGGCAAGCTTAGGTTATGCCGCGCAAACAGTTAAAGGCGATGATGTATCACAAACCCAACGCGAGGACTTTTTTGGTGGTCTGCAAGGCCGTGTGGCCGGTTTATCAATTAATAGTACCAGCGGTAACCCAGGCGCATCTGCACAGATAGTGTTAAGGGGTTTTACCTCTATCAGCGGTGATAACAACGCCCTGATAGTAGTTGACGGTGTGCCTATTAATAATACTACGCTAAACCAAACCTTCGCGTTAGTAAGCCAGGGCGCCAACCGCGACCAGGACTATTCAAACCGTGGTATGGATATTAACCCTGCAGATATTGAGACCTATACTATTATGAAGGGCCCTGAAGCAACGGCGCTTTATGGTAGCGCAGGTGCTGGTGGTGCTATATTAATAACCACTAAAAAAGGCAAAGCCGGCACAGGTACTGTTAACTACAGCACTTCTTATCGTTTGGAAAAACTGGTTAAATCGCCTGAAAGACAGACAGAATATAACCTGGGTGATGCAGGCGGTGTTTTCCTTGGTACTACATCAAACTTTTTTGGCCCTAAATTTTTACCAGGAACGCCAATATTTGATAACTATAAAAACTTCTTTCAAACTGGTAAGGCAATGAAACAAAATGTTGCTTTAGAAGGTGGTACCGATAAACTGACCTACCGTTGGTCGAACGAATACAGCGATAACCAGGGCGTTATCCCTACTACCGATTACAGGAGGTTTTCTACCCGTTTAACAGGTAGCGCGGTAATATCGCCGTTGCTTAAAGTTACCACCACCATGAACTATATTAACTCTTCAAACACCAAGGGTTATAAAGGTGCCAATGGTATATTAATGGGCCTGTTACGCTTTAGCCCGGCATTCGATATCAGGCAGTACCAGGATGCAAACGGTAATCGTATTACTCACTTCTCTTCTATCTACAACGAGTATGATAACCCGCTTTGGAGTGTTAACAAAGACCCGCAGGTAGATAAAGTTGATCGTTTTATTAGCAATGTAAACTTTAATATTACACCTAACAAATGGCTGTCTATTAACGCTATAGTTGGCGCAGATATTACCAATACCGTTGGTTCAAACGTATATAATGGTCAATCATACAAAGGTTCAGGTAGCTCTACTGCACCAACAGGTGGTTATATCTTAACCTACCAGGATCTTTCTAAACTATACAACGGATCATTAGTAGCTACAGCCAGATCTAAAATGGGTTCGTTTACCGGAACTTATATTTTAGGTGCTACTATTGATTATTTTAACGGTACAACTAACTCACAGTCTGGTACCAAGTTTTACGATCCTAACTTCTACAGTATTAACAATACTTTGCCTTTAACACGCCAGGCCGCCATTAACGTAAACCGTTATGACGACGAAGGCTTCTTCGCCCAGGCTATATTTGGTTACAAAAGCATACTGTATTTCACTTTAACAGGCCGTGTTGACGGGGTTTCTAAATTAATGCCAAGCATTAACGCCGCTACAGGTTTAAAAGCCGACGGCCATCCATTCTTCGGTTACCCATCAGCTTCTATGGCCTTCAACTTTACCGATCTTGAATCTGTAAAAAATGCCTTACCATTTTTAGATTATGGTAAATACCGTATATCATACGCTTTAACCGGTAAGGGCCCTTTCAGGCAATATGCATTGGGTAGCAACTATGTAGGTACCAATACTACCGGTGGTGGTTACGCCTTATCTGTGAACGGCGGTAACCCCGATTTGAAACCTGAAACTACCAGGAACTTTGAAACCGGTATCGAGATGCAGTTTTTACATAACCGCCTGGGTATCGATTTTAACTACTATAACCTTGAAAGTATACACCAGATCATCTTCCCGCGCTTAAGCTATGGTAGTGGTTTCATTTTGAAACTATTGAATGGTGGCGAGGTAAGAAACAGGGGTATTGAGGTTGTGCTAAGTGGTACTCCGGTAAAAACATCTAAGTTTAACTGGGATATAAAATTAAACTACACCCAAAACAGGGGTACTGTAATTTCCCTGGCTGAAGAACTTCCAGAACTATATGATTCCGACTCGCAAATTGTTGGCTTATTAAGGAGTGCCGCTACTCCTGGTGCCAGTACAGGAACCGTAACCGGTGTGAGATACGACAGAAACAAATATGGCCAGGTGGTTATCAGCCCTTCAAGCGGTTTACCAATTGTTTCTGATCTTACCTACTACCCTATTGGCGATAGGACCCCTAAATTCACTTTGGGTATTGTTAACCAGTTCAGATATGGAAGGTTCAACTTCTCAATGCTTTGGGATCTGCGCTATGGTGGCGATGTGGTAAATCAAACCGAGTTTGAAGCTTATACTAAGGGTATCAGTATTAAAACTCTTGATCGTGAAACACCACGCGTTATTACCGGGGTACTTAACGATGGTTTACAAAATACCGACCACCCTACTCCTAACAACATTGCAATTACACCTTATTCAAATTCGGGCTATTATACAAACCCTGCACCAGAGGTGTTTGTTGAGCACAATATCAAGGCTTTCAGGTTACGCGATGCTACCCTGGGTTATGATTTCCCGCCATCAGCTTTAGCTAAAACCGGGTTCATTAAAACTTTAGGTGTATTCTTCACTGTAACTGATGCTATTCTGATCACTAACTACACCGGTCTTGACCCTGAAAGCAATTCGCTTACTGCCGGTTCGGGTGGTATTGGTGGTTACGGAATTGATTATGGCAACATTGGTAAACCTATTGGTTTTAACTTAGGTTTAAGAGTAAAATTATAA
- a CDS encoding SusD/RagB family nutrient-binding outer membrane lipoprotein, with translation MRKVYITLMAIMVFIIAPGCKKYLDINSNPVTPQIVKAELLLPPIEFQMHDDIWQDQRTTISKMTQNFAGVSTAAAALTWEQHGYVSNSDAGGVAWRMCYFDMGLNLENLINDAVANQKNEYAGIGYAIKAWTYQITTDQYGPIILDDAFKNNQLSFKFQDQPEVYPKVREWCALALKYMNTPSPISYAATLAGPSGDGIYQGNMTKWKKFVYAVLATQYGHLVNKAEFKTKYADSVIKYVDLSFANETEDPTVFFQASGTTDVNLAGPTNAGSSTSGVLNTSTYYCRQTTAILGLLTGGVRGTPTPSPTTSLDPRLSRYLTPGTSTSGTGNPTGTTYIAVTPTKGSTTTNVPNVLGTLPTGSTLFNGRYIFTDRARWPIMTYAQMQFIKSEAAFIKGDAATAYTAYINGIKASMDFYNQYGRTQSIPDPAIATTEVNAYLASSEVAQNAASLTIADIMQQKYIAQWGWGSIETWCDLRKYHYSPAVFRTYYQLASSDLQFGRYAYRCRPRYNSEFVWNLAELTKFGGNLVTYGTQELWFSQP, from the coding sequence ATGAGAAAAGTATATATCACCTTAATGGCCATAATGGTATTCATTATTGCCCCGGGTTGTAAAAAATACCTGGATATAAACAGTAATCCGGTAACCCCGCAGATTGTAAAAGCCGAATTGCTTTTGCCGCCAATTGAATTCCAGATGCATGATGATATTTGGCAGGACCAAAGGACCACGATTTCTAAAATGACACAAAATTTTGCTGGGGTAAGTACTGCTGCTGCAGCGCTCACATGGGAACAACACGGTTATGTTTCCAATAGCGATGCCGGCGGTGTGGCCTGGCGTATGTGTTATTTTGACATGGGCCTGAACCTTGAAAACCTGATCAATGATGCTGTTGCTAATCAAAAAAACGAGTACGCTGGTATAGGTTATGCAATTAAAGCATGGACCTACCAAATAACTACCGACCAATATGGCCCTATTATTTTAGATGACGCTTTTAAAAACAATCAACTTTCATTTAAATTCCAAGACCAGCCCGAGGTTTATCCTAAGGTTAGAGAATGGTGCGCCCTTGCCCTTAAGTATATGAATACCCCCAGCCCTATTAGCTATGCGGCAACATTGGCTGGGCCAAGCGGCGATGGCATATACCAAGGCAACATGACTAAATGGAAAAAATTTGTATATGCAGTTTTGGCAACCCAATATGGCCACTTGGTTAACAAAGCCGAGTTTAAAACCAAATATGCTGACAGTGTTATTAAGTATGTAGATCTGTCGTTTGCCAACGAAACAGAAGATCCTACCGTATTCTTCCAGGCTTCAGGAACAACTGATGTTAACCTGGCTGGCCCAACCAACGCGGGAAGCTCAACATCAGGGGTGTTAAACACCTCTACCTACTATTGCAGGCAAACAACCGCAATTTTAGGCTTATTAACCGGCGGTGTTAGAGGCACCCCAACACCAAGCCCAACCACTTCTTTAGACCCGCGTTTAAGCAGGTATTTAACTCCTGGCACATCTACCAGTGGCACAGGTAACCCAACCGGCACAACTTATATCGCGGTTACACCAACTAAGGGTAGCACTACTACAAACGTCCCTAATGTATTAGGCACCTTACCTACGGGTTCAACTCTATTTAACGGTCGTTACATTTTTACCGACCGCGCACGTTGGCCTATCATGACTTATGCTCAAATGCAGTTTATCAAATCGGAAGCAGCGTTTATTAAAGGAGACGCGGCTACTGCTTATACTGCCTATATCAATGGTATAAAAGCTTCAATGGACTTTTACAACCAATATGGCCGTACCCAAAGTATACCTGACCCTGCAATTGCCACTACTGAGGTAAACGCCTATCTGGCATCAAGTGAGGTTGCGCAAAATGCTGCCTCGCTTACTATTGCTGATATTATGCAGCAGAAATACATTGCACAATGGGGTTGGGGCAGCATTGAAACCTGGTGCGATTTGCGGAAATATCATTACAGCCCGGCTGTATTCCGTACCTATTATCAGCTTGCGTCCAGCGATTTACAGTTCGGCAGGTATGCTTACCGTTGCAGGCCACGCTATAATTCCGAATTCGTTTGGAACCTTGCTGAGTTAACCAAATTTGGTGGCAACTTAGTAACTTATGGCACTCAGGAACTTTGGTTTAGCCAACCGTAA
- a CDS encoding DUF4397 domain-containing protein — translation MKKIFLIPFCALAALLIVASCKKGVTDYGDEVKLTGDEAVLRINYVSQYANNRAIVIKVNDQAISQPITARTPFPGGGYNTGGGNTADFLAVTAGTVKVSIVQPKKIYDGTDSLVLFTGTFQLEPQKNYVVHISDTLANTKALLTTENLTRPDTATCRMHLVNLMPNVPAIDLYYGTATTTDQSSDSLLVSNVAFMQNSADFLIPKTATNKTFKVRATGAAKTSTTVLASYSSTSVPANQRVFTAFASGYSGKTNTQKPYISFFLVK, via the coding sequence ATGAAAAAGATATTTTTAATACCATTTTGCGCGCTGGCAGCCCTGTTAATAGTAGCGAGCTGCAAAAAAGGCGTGACTGATTATGGCGATGAAGTAAAACTAACTGGCGATGAAGCTGTATTGAGGATAAACTACGTATCGCAATATGCTAATAACCGGGCAATAGTTATTAAAGTTAACGATCAGGCCATAAGCCAGCCCATTACCGCCCGTACCCCTTTCCCGGGTGGCGGCTATAATACAGGCGGCGGTAACACAGCCGATTTTTTAGCTGTAACTGCAGGTACAGTAAAAGTATCTATCGTGCAGCCTAAAAAGATATACGACGGTACAGACTCATTGGTACTATTTACCGGTACTTTTCAGTTAGAACCGCAGAAAAACTATGTGGTTCATATTTCTGATACCCTGGCTAATACCAAAGCGCTACTAACTACCGAAAACCTAACCAGGCCCGATACTGCTACCTGCCGTATGCACCTTGTTAACCTGATGCCAAACGTACCTGCAATTGATTTGTATTATGGCACAGCAACCACTACCGACCAAAGTTCAGATTCGTTATTGGTAAGCAACGTAGCATTTATGCAAAATAGCGCCGATTTCCTGATACCAAAAACAGCTACTAATAAAACGTTTAAAGTACGTGCAACAGGTGCGGCAAAAACTTCGACTACGGTATTGGCCAGTTATTCTTCAACCAGTGTACCGGCTAACCAAAGGGTTTTCACTGCTTTTGCCAGCGGGTATAGTGGTAAAACCAATACTCAAAAACCTTACATTTCGTTCTTCCTTGTCAAGTGA
- a CDS encoding serine hydrolase: protein MKNFCILLLSMLSLNTMAQQTDTVFLKNLLESHPELFAGILKHPVHNEVQILYTQIDRDEHNIPHFTSYSYRLNPNRYFYPASTVKLPTLIFALEKMHELNVKGLTRESAMITDSIYRGQTCVTKDTSAKNGLPSIGNYGKKILLVSDNDAYNRLYEFVGREEINKKLQKYGLKDTRIVGRLAIGDGDDRARHTNPIRFYNGNKLIYTKPEQVDNNNYPVNVENLLQGKGYLDRNDKLVMKPFDFTDKNVYPLADQQAVLKRLMFPEAFPKEERFNLTDDDYKFIYKYMSMYPTESEHPTYHRPEYYPAYCKFLFYGSDSSAVINPDIRIFNKIGDSYGYDIDNAYIVNFKTKTEFLLSAVVQSNEDGIYNDNKYEYTTVCLPFMKNIAQVLYQYELNRSKKQLPKLSRYKAKY, encoded by the coding sequence ATGAAAAACTTCTGTATCCTGCTTTTATCTATGCTATCGTTAAACACTATGGCCCAGCAAACCGACACTGTTTTCCTTAAAAACTTATTGGAATCGCATCCTGAATTATTCGCAGGCATATTGAAACACCCCGTGCATAACGAGGTGCAGATACTATATACGCAGATAGATAGGGATGAGCATAATATCCCGCATTTTACATCATACAGCTACCGCTTAAACCCCAACCGTTACTTCTACCCTGCCAGTACGGTGAAACTGCCCACGCTAATATTCGCACTGGAGAAAATGCATGAATTGAATGTTAAAGGGCTTACACGGGAATCTGCCATGATCACGGATAGCATCTACCGCGGGCAAACCTGCGTAACTAAAGATACCAGCGCTAAAAACGGTTTGCCAAGCATCGGCAATTATGGTAAAAAGATATTACTGGTAAGCGACAACGATGCTTATAACCGCCTGTATGAATTTGTGGGACGTGAAGAGATCAACAAAAAACTACAGAAATATGGATTAAAGGACACCCGGATAGTAGGCCGCCTGGCCATTGGCGATGGGGACGACCGTGCGCGGCATACCAACCCTATCCGCTTTTATAACGGGAATAAGCTGATATACACCAAACCTGAACAAGTGGATAACAACAACTATCCGGTTAATGTAGAGAACCTGTTACAAGGCAAAGGTTATTTAGACCGGAACGATAAGCTGGTGATGAAACCGTTTGACTTTACCGATAAAAACGTTTATCCTTTAGCTGATCAGCAAGCCGTGCTGAAACGCCTGATGTTCCCCGAGGCCTTCCCTAAAGAAGAGCGCTTTAACTTAACAGACGATGATTATAAGTTCATTTATAAGTATATGAGCATGTATCCTACCGAAAGTGAACATCCTACTTATCATCGGCCTGAATACTACCCTGCCTATTGCAAGTTCTTGTTTTATGGCAGCGATAGCAGCGCTGTAATTAACCCCGATATCAGAATCTTTAATAAGATAGGCGATTCGTATGGTTACGATATTGATAATGCTTACATCGTCAACTTCAAAACCAAAACCGAATTCCTGCTGTCGGCGGTGGTGCAATCAAACGAGGACGGGATCTATAACGATAATAAGTACGAATACACTACCGTGTGCCTGCCGTTTATGAAAAACATTGCACAGGTGCTTTACCAATACGAATTAAACCGCTCAAAAAAGCAACTACCTAAATTAAGCCGGTATAAAGCTAAATATTAA
- a CDS encoding alpha/beta hydrolase produces MNNTILKKALLGLFAFAGVQAFGQQIHSITNIPDTSFSFYSAYKSVKKSNPEAAIHQLSLGDSVNAIHNVTYCTVNGRQLQLDVFSPKYYKGKLPAVLMIFGGGWRSGNRSMHVPMAMSLAAKGYIVATADYRLSTEALYPAAVNDLKTAIKWLRVNAKKYHIDQSKIATWGFSAGGQLAVLVGTTGGSPLFPGNGVYDKYSDKVQAIVDVDGTLAFIHPESGEGDDSKKVSAATYWFGFTKNQRPDLWQQAAGLNHVDKNTPPTLFLNSGVARMHAGRDDYNHKLDSLHIYHEVHTFAGAPHPFILFDPWFTPALNYTVTFLDKVFKNKP; encoded by the coding sequence ATGAACAATACCATACTTAAAAAAGCCCTTTTAGGGCTTTTTGCGTTTGCAGGTGTGCAAGCTTTCGGTCAGCAAATTCATAGTATCACCAATATTCCTGATACTTCGTTCAGTTTTTACAGCGCTTATAAAAGTGTGAAGAAATCAAACCCGGAGGCTGCTATCCATCAGCTTAGTTTGGGTGATAGCGTAAATGCCATTCACAACGTTACTTATTGCACGGTAAACGGGCGCCAACTGCAGCTGGATGTGTTTTCACCTAAATATTATAAAGGTAAGCTGCCTGCTGTGCTGATGATATTTGGCGGGGGCTGGCGGTCAGGGAATCGGAGCATGCATGTACCGATGGCCATGTCGCTGGCTGCAAAGGGTTATATCGTCGCTACAGCCGATTATCGCTTATCAACCGAGGCTTTATACCCGGCGGCGGTGAATGATCTTAAAACAGCTATAAAATGGCTGCGCGTCAACGCTAAAAAATATCATATCGATCAAAGTAAGATAGCCACCTGGGGTTTCTCGGCAGGAGGGCAGTTAGCCGTATTGGTTGGGACGACAGGCGGCAGCCCGCTGTTCCCCGGCAATGGGGTATATGATAAGTATTCGGATAAAGTTCAGGCTATCGTTGATGTGGATGGTACACTGGCTTTCATCCATCCTGAATCGGGCGAGGGTGACGACAGCAAAAAAGTTTCAGCGGCTACTTATTGGTTTGGCTTTACAAAAAATCAACGGCCGGATCTGTGGCAGCAAGCCGCCGGTTTGAACCACGTAGATAAAAATACTCCGCCAACTTTATTTCTGAATAGCGGGGTAGCGCGCATGCATGCGGGGCGCGATGATTATAATCACAAATTAGATTCGCTGCATATTTACCATGAGGTACATACCTTTGCCGGTGCGCCGCACCCATTTATTTTGTTCGACCCGTGGTTTACGCCTGCACTGAATTATACGGTGACATTCTTGGATAAAGTGTTTAAAAACAAGCCTTAA